A window of the Eubalaena glacialis isolate mEubGla1 chromosome 9, mEubGla1.1.hap2.+ XY, whole genome shotgun sequence genome harbors these coding sequences:
- the LOC133098180 gene encoding TP53-regulated inhibitor of apoptosis 1-like produces the protein MNSVGEACTDMKREYDQCFSRWFAEKFLKGDSSGDPCTDLFKRYQQCVQKAVKEKETPIEGLEFTGHGKEKPESSS, from the coding sequence ATGAACAGCGTAGGGGAGGCTTGCACCGACATGAAGCGTGAGTACGACCAGTGCTTCAGTCGCTGGTTTGCCGAGAAATTCCTCAAGGGGGACTCCTCTGGGGACCCGTGCACCGACCTCTTCAAGCGCTACCAGCAGTGTGTCCAGAAAGCAGTAAAGGAGAAGGAGACTCCTATTGAAGGACTGGAGTTCACGGGCCATGGCAAAGAAAAGCCTGAAAGCTCTTCTTGA